The following proteins are co-located in the Syngnathus scovelli strain Florida chromosome 5, RoL_Ssco_1.2, whole genome shotgun sequence genome:
- the LOC125968679 gene encoding pannexin-1, whose protein sequence is MAIAHVATEYVFSDFLLKDPTEAKYKGMRLELAADKIVTFLAVGLPLFLISLAFAQEVSVGTQISCFAPTNFSWRQAAYVDSFCWAAVQQQDDGSPLWLHKFFPYILLSLAILVYIPALFWRFTAAPHLSSDLKFIMEELDRFYNRAIKLAKNLASLDAKDKDASVETQSSALELAEGCFKYPLVEQYLKTKRFSHRLVVMYLACRGLTLIILLLACLYLGYYIQLASLTDEFACDLRTGVLTNDSRVPSAVQCKLVAVGVFRLLSYINFGVYVLLTPLVVYAAVGPARQSSNFLRPYEMLPGFGALGLTTPFYNDLSIYLLFLQENLSELKSFKCLQVLELLQEAADEGLDTMCLLRTLGQVKTDVVDCKKGCPRNKAQPKEVTP, encoded by the exons ATGGCGATTGCCCACGTAGCAACAGAATACGTTTTTTCGGACTTTTTGTTGAAGGACCCCACGGAGGCAAAATACAAAGGAATGCGACTGGAGCTAGCCGCGGACAAAATAGTGACGTTTCTGGCTGTGGGACTACCTTTGTTTCTCATCTCGCTCGCTTTTGCTCAGGAGGTATCTGTTG GTACACAAATCAGCTGCTTTGCTCCCACTAACTTCTCCTGGAGACAGGCAGCGTATGTGGATTCATTTTGCTGGGCAGCAGTACAACAACAAGATGATGGCTCACCATTATGGCTTCACAAG TTCTTTCCATATATCCTGCTCTCACTGGCCATCCTTGTGTACATCCCTGCCTTATTCTGGCGCTTCACTGCAGCCCCACATCTCTCCTCGGATCTCAAGTTCATAATGGAAGAGCTAGACCGCTTTTATAATCGGGCCATTAAGCTGGCAAAAAATTTGGCATCATTGGATGCTAAGGATAAAGATGCTTCAGTGGAAACACAGAG CAGTGCTTTGGAGCTGGCTGAGGGTTGCTTCAAATACCCTTTAGTTGAGCAATATCTCAAGACCAAGCGCTTCTCTCACCGCCTCGTGGTCATGTACTTAGCGTGCCGAGGCTTGACTCTGATCATCTTGCTGCTCGCCTGCCTCTACCTGGGATACTACATCCAACTGGCTTCCCTTACCGATGAGTTTGCTTGTGACTTGCGCACAGGGGTGCTAACTAACGACAGCAGGGTACCCTCGGCCGTTCAGTGTAAGCTTGTGGCAGTGGGGGTCTTCCGGCTACTTAGCTACATCAACTTTGGGGTGTATGTGCTGCTCACCCCGCTGGTGGTGTACGCCGCTGTCGGACCTGCACGCCAGAGTTCCAACTTCCTGCGACCTTATGAGATGCTGCCAGGCTTTGGCGCTTTGGGGCTCACTACACCCTTCTACAACGACCTCAGCATCTATCTGCTCTTTCTGCAGGAAAACCTAAGTGAACTGAAATCCTTCAAGTGTCTGCAG GTGCTTGAGTTGTTGCAAGAAGCTGCTGATGAGGGCCTTGATACCATGTGCCTTCTGCGGACTCTGGGACAGGTGAAGACAGATGTAGTGGACTGTAAGAAGGGGTGTCCAAGAAACAAAGCTCAGCCTAAGGAAGTCACACCATAA
- the LOC125968462 gene encoding nuclear distribution protein nudE homolog 1, with the protein MGEPRNFATPQEELGFWKEQANKHQQRADEAQEELQEFQQMSRDYEAELETELKHCEARNKELLQDNNRLRIELDNIKEKFESQYADNFKHISNLEESLAETTAVKDHLQKYIRELEQSNDDLERTKRATIMSLEDFEQRMNHVIERNAFLESELDEKENLLESVQRLKDEARDLRQELAVRQKERRPSSSLGKDSDRPDNLQTPVTPSKPPNSFATPPAASIRRGDGLVGTPLTTSARISALNIVGELLRKVGNLESKLASCRDFVYDTSGTRPALPPATASPCGLDGGADIQASSMSPPPQYDSLVKRLEFGPAPPRGVTQGAQSPQGGVKMLL; encoded by the exons ATGGGCGAGCCACGCAACTTTGCGACCCCACAAGAGGAGCTGGGCTTCTGGAAGGAGCAGGCTAATAAGCATCAGCAGAG GGCAGATGAAGCTCAGGAGGAACTGCAGGAGTTTCAGCAGATGAGTCGAGACTATGAAGCAGAGCTGGAAACTGAGCTGAAGCACTGTGAAGCTCGAAACAAGGAACTGCTACAAGACAACAACAGACTCCGTATAGAACTGGATAACATCAAG GAGAAGTTCGAGAGTCAGTACGCTGACAATTTTAAGCACATCTCCAACCTGGAGGAAAGTCTGGCAGAAACAACAGCAGTAAAAGATCACctgcagaaatatatcagagaaCTAGAGCAGTCCAATGATGACCTTGAACGGACCAAAAG GGCTACCATTATGTCTCTGGAGGACTTTGAGCAGAGAATGAACCACGTTATTGAGAGGAATGCTTTTCTCGAGAGCGAGCTGGATGAGAAGGAGAACCTGCTTGAATCTGTTCAGAGGCTCAAAGACGAAGCCAGAG ATCTTCGCCAGGAGCTAGCAGTGCGTCAGAAAGAAAGGCGACCATCCAGCAGCTTGGGCAAAGATTCCGATCGACCAGATAATCTCCAGACCCCCGTTACCCCTTCTAAGCCACCCAACTCATTTGCCACACCTCCTGCAGCCAGCATTCGACGAG GTGATGGTCTAGTAGGTACCCCTCTCACGACATCAGCAAGAATCTCTGCACTGAACATTGTTGGGGAGCTGCTGAGAAAAGTTGGG AATCTGGAGTCCAAGCTGGCTTCATGTCGAGACTTTGTGTACGACACATCAGGCACCCGACCGGCGCTGCCACCCGCCACTGCTAGTCCATGTGGTCTGGACGGGGGGgctgacatccaagccagcagcATGAGTCCACCACCACAGTATGACAG TTTAGTGAAGCGGTTAGAGTTTGGACCAGCACCACCGCGGGGAGTCACTCAAGGTGCACAGTCTCCCCAAGGAGGAGTCAAGATGCTGCTGTGA